In a single window of the Pseudogemmatithrix spongiicola genome:
- a CDS encoding SH3 domain-containing protein translates to MLIAAPLGAQQGRISADTDVRSAPNGTVVGQLRAGTTWATGATRGGFTAVTIEAWVDASRFGAGRDSFPVTIGGSANLRIREQPSLDGRILGSFRAGAGMTILQRRDTWARIKREVWVPSAAISVQTATRPATPTPAPRPPAARAAAASEPQATATTQQPAAAGQPTTAQVETAPASGAAGSLRTDREVPLRVGPNGQVLAMLDSGVVVSPQARDRGWVRVRIDGWVPESYFVPADTSFGATLSAADLRADPEGHRGKLVRWRVQVVGMQTADPLRRDMRPNEPFLLAIGPAGEDATIYVTVPPSLMNEARAIPTLANVILTARVRTGRSNPTGAPILELVSIAQP, encoded by the coding sequence TTGCTGATCGCCGCGCCGCTCGGCGCCCAGCAAGGCCGCATCTCGGCCGACACCGACGTGCGGTCTGCACCCAACGGCACCGTGGTCGGGCAGCTGCGCGCCGGGACCACGTGGGCCACCGGGGCGACGCGCGGGGGCTTTACCGCTGTCACGATCGAAGCTTGGGTGGACGCGTCGCGCTTCGGCGCCGGGCGCGACTCGTTTCCGGTGACGATCGGCGGGTCGGCCAACCTGCGCATCCGCGAGCAGCCGTCACTCGATGGCCGGATTCTGGGTTCTTTCCGCGCCGGGGCTGGCATGACCATCCTCCAGCGCCGAGACACCTGGGCACGGATCAAGCGTGAGGTGTGGGTTCCGAGCGCCGCGATTTCCGTCCAGACGGCGACCCGCCCGGCTACGCCGACCCCGGCTCCGCGTCCGCCGGCCGCTCGAGCGGCGGCGGCATCGGAGCCACAAGCGACGGCGACCACCCAGCAGCCCGCGGCCGCTGGGCAGCCGACCACAGCGCAGGTCGAGACCGCGCCAGCCTCCGGTGCCGCCGGGTCCCTCCGGACTGACCGAGAGGTCCCATTGCGAGTTGGACCGAACGGTCAGGTACTGGCGATGCTGGACAGCGGCGTCGTCGTGTCTCCCCAGGCTCGGGACCGAGGGTGGGTACGAGTCCGGATAGACGGCTGGGTCCCTGAGTCGTACTTCGTTCCGGCTGACACCTCGTTTGGCGCTACCCTGAGCGCGGCGGACCTGCGCGCCGATCCCGAGGGCCACCGTGGTAAACTGGTGCGCTGGCGCGTGCAGGTTGTTGGTATGCAGACAGCCGACCCATTGCGTCGCGACATGCGCCCGAACGAGCCCTTCCTGCTCGCGATCGGTCCAGCGGGAGAGGACGCCACGATCTATGTGACGGTGCCACCGTCACTTATGAACGAGGCGCGAGCCATACCTACACTCGCGAATGTCATCCTGACCGCTCGGGTAAGAACGGGTCGCTCGAATCCGACTGGGGCTCCGATTCTCGAGCTAGTATCCATCGCACAACCCTGA
- the gpmI gene encoding 2,3-bisphosphoglycerate-independent phosphoglycerate mutase → MASRVDRPVVLVVLDGWGYRESTVGNAVAQARTPTWDRLWARAPRTLLDASGLAVGLPEGQMGNSEVGHLNLGAGRVVMQDLVRIGESIRSGAFYQIDAFRHACAQVRASGGTLHLLGLVGDGGVHGHDDHLLALVELATRERVPRVALHLLLDGRDTLPQSALGYVRSLLAKTAGRAVVASIGGRYFGMDRDQRWPRTQKCYDAAVRGVGPSTQDPIAFITGNYERGVTDEFMEPAVVHDNGRPVAAMRDGDAVITWNFRSDRMRQIVRAMALKEFDGFDVDDRPRLHVATMTQYDQTFGLPVAFEPFSMAKIVAEVLEDVGMGTLRTAETEKYPHVTYFFNGGNEVPYAGEERILVPSQKVATYDLMPEMSAPGITDVLCKAIETKSHEFTLCNYANGDMVGHSGNFAATVRACEVVDEQLARIVASAQKAGARLLITADHGNCEMMIDPETGGPHTAHTTNPVPFLIVENGDAVPLRSGGALCDVGPTVLSMLGVERPSEMTGRDLRLIGVPA, encoded by the coding sequence ATGGCATCTCGGGTAGACCGCCCCGTTGTGCTCGTCGTACTCGACGGCTGGGGCTACCGCGAGTCAACCGTCGGCAACGCAGTCGCGCAGGCGCGCACCCCCACCTGGGACCGCCTGTGGGCGCGCGCGCCGCGGACGCTGCTGGACGCCAGCGGGCTCGCCGTGGGATTGCCCGAGGGCCAGATGGGCAACTCTGAAGTCGGGCATCTCAACCTCGGCGCCGGCCGCGTGGTGATGCAGGACCTCGTGCGCATCGGCGAGTCCATCCGGAGCGGTGCGTTCTACCAGATCGACGCCTTCCGCCACGCCTGCGCGCAGGTGCGCGCCTCCGGCGGGACGCTGCACCTGCTCGGCCTGGTCGGCGATGGCGGCGTGCACGGACACGACGACCATCTGCTCGCACTCGTCGAGCTCGCGACGCGCGAGCGCGTGCCGCGCGTCGCGCTGCACCTCCTGCTCGACGGCCGCGACACCCTCCCGCAGAGCGCGCTGGGCTACGTGCGCAGCCTGTTGGCGAAGACGGCCGGGCGCGCCGTGGTCGCCAGCATCGGCGGGCGATACTTCGGCATGGACCGCGACCAGCGCTGGCCGCGCACGCAGAAGTGCTACGATGCGGCCGTCCGCGGCGTGGGCCCCAGCACGCAGGACCCCATCGCGTTCATCACCGGCAACTACGAGCGCGGGGTCACCGATGAGTTTATGGAACCGGCCGTTGTCCATGACAACGGCCGGCCCGTGGCGGCTATGCGCGACGGCGATGCGGTGATCACGTGGAACTTCCGCTCCGACCGCATGCGGCAGATCGTGCGCGCCATGGCGCTCAAGGAGTTCGACGGCTTCGACGTCGACGACCGCCCGCGCCTGCACGTCGCGACGATGACGCAATACGACCAGACCTTCGGCCTGCCGGTGGCCTTCGAGCCGTTCTCGATGGCGAAGATCGTCGCCGAGGTGCTCGAGGACGTGGGCATGGGCACCCTGCGCACGGCGGAAACCGAGAAGTATCCGCACGTGACCTACTTCTTCAACGGCGGCAACGAAGTCCCGTACGCCGGCGAGGAGCGCATCCTGGTCCCCAGCCAGAAGGTCGCGACCTACGACCTGATGCCGGAAATGAGCGCGCCGGGTATCACCGACGTGCTGTGCAAGGCCATCGAGACAAAGTCGCATGAGTTCACGCTGTGCAACTACGCCAACGGCGACATGGTGGGCCACAGCGGCAACTTCGCGGCGACGGTGCGCGCCTGCGAGGTCGTCGACGAGCAGCTGGCGCGCATCGTGGCCTCGGCGCAGAAGGCGGGCGCACGGCTGCTCATCACGGCCGATCACGGCAACTGCGAGATGATGATCGATCCCGAAACGGGTGGGCCGCACACCGCCCACACGACCAACCCCGTTCCCTTCCTCATCGTCGAGAATGGCGACGCGGTGCCCTTGCGCAGCGGTGGAGCGCTGTGCGACGTGGGGCCCACCGTGCTGTCCATGCTCGGCGTCGAGCGGCCGTCGGAAATGACCGGCCGCGACCTGCGACTCATCGGAGTCCCCGCGTGA
- a CDS encoding 6-pyruvoyl trahydropterin synthase family protein, translated as MRATLTRRVTFSAAHRYRRPEWTDAQNAAAFGPCAHPNWHGHTYNVDVTIGGEIDPQTGFCADLFALDTALKREVFDKLDHRNLVLDVPEFAEGKAIPSSENLAVWVAEKMQAALGSGSKVMRVRVSEAPGLWAEVEPG; from the coding sequence ATGCGCGCCACCCTCACCCGCCGCGTCACTTTCTCGGCCGCGCACCGCTACCGCCGCCCCGAGTGGACGGACGCGCAGAACGCGGCGGCCTTCGGGCCCTGCGCCCATCCGAACTGGCACGGCCACACCTACAACGTGGACGTGACGATCGGCGGGGAGATCGATCCGCAGACGGGCTTCTGCGCCGACCTCTTCGCACTCGACACCGCGCTCAAGCGCGAAGTCTTCGACAAGCTCGACCATCGCAACCTCGTGCTCGACGTGCCGGAATTCGCCGAGGGCAAGGCGATTCCGTCGAGCGAGAACCTCGCGGTGTGGGTGGCCGAGAAGATGCAGGCAGCGTTGGGCAGCGGCTCGAAGGTGATGCGCGTGCGAGTCTCAGAGGCGCCCGGACTCTGGGCCGAGGTCGAGCCGGGATGA
- a CDS encoding formate dehydrogenase accessory sulfurtransferase FdhD — MTRLPDGAPRLDAVDEVPVWLEVNGEPAVTWMCTPEQLPELVVGWCFGEGYIDSKADLLSMRPCAKEPGFWVTVPEERYQTVEGQERRRVLASGCGAVTTILGSLSSVPRRTTRPALPDLAQTRALFKELFARGERYQETGGIHAAALTDGHTLLAHAEDIGRHNAVDKVLGARILGGDRPDDLILLVTGRISGELAFKAARARIAVVATPSVPSTIAVEIAQAAGMVLIGRAVSGQPQVWQGPAA, encoded by the coding sequence ATGACGCGATTGCCGGACGGCGCGCCCCGCTTGGACGCGGTGGACGAGGTTCCCGTCTGGCTCGAGGTGAATGGCGAGCCGGCTGTCACGTGGATGTGCACACCCGAGCAGTTGCCGGAGCTCGTCGTCGGCTGGTGCTTCGGCGAAGGCTACATCGACAGCAAGGCGGACCTGCTCTCGATGCGGCCCTGCGCGAAGGAGCCAGGCTTCTGGGTGACGGTGCCCGAGGAGCGATACCAAACCGTGGAAGGCCAGGAGCGCCGCCGCGTGCTGGCCTCAGGCTGCGGCGCGGTGACGACGATCCTCGGATCGCTCTCCAGCGTGCCGCGCCGCACGACGCGTCCCGCGCTGCCAGACCTCGCGCAGACGCGCGCCCTCTTCAAGGAGCTCTTCGCGCGCGGCGAACGCTACCAGGAGACGGGCGGCATCCACGCCGCGGCGCTGACGGATGGGCACACGCTGCTCGCGCACGCCGAGGACATCGGCCGGCACAACGCCGTCGACAAGGTGCTCGGGGCTCGAATCCTCGGGGGCGACCGGCCGGACGACCTGATCCTGCTCGTCACGGGCCGCATCTCTGGCGAGCTCGCGTTCAAGGCAGCGCGCGCGCGAATCGCCGTGGTGGCGACACCGAGTGTACCGAGCACGATCGCGGTGGAGATTGCCCAAGCGGCGGGCATGGTGCTCATTGGCCGCGCCGTCTCGGGCCAGCCGCAGGTGTGGCAGGGGCCGGCAGCGTGA
- a CDS encoding molybdenum cofactor guanylyltransferase, whose translation MSCTGVILAGGAASRFGGLPKGLERVDGRRIIDRVAAALREVSDDLLLIANAAEASTWLPGVRTAADVRPGLGALGGLHAALAQAGTDVLLVAWDMPFVSAALLGELRRIGDGGPDESRHELQLVDTPDVVIPESDGSRRGVEPLCAWYSQRCLGAVGRTLDAGDLRVIGFHEQVRVQRLPVVRVRDFGDPARLFSNVNTRDELAALEDAAAALGRTHG comes from the coding sequence GTGAGCTGCACCGGCGTGATCCTCGCGGGCGGGGCGGCCTCGCGCTTCGGTGGCTTGCCGAAGGGACTGGAGCGCGTGGATGGGCGGCGGATCATTGACCGTGTCGCCGCGGCGTTGCGTGAGGTGTCCGACGACCTGCTCCTGATTGCGAACGCGGCCGAGGCATCGACCTGGCTTCCGGGCGTGCGCACGGCAGCCGATGTGCGTCCGGGCCTCGGTGCGCTCGGTGGCTTGCATGCCGCGCTCGCGCAGGCCGGGACCGACGTGCTGCTCGTGGCGTGGGACATGCCCTTTGTCTCGGCGGCGCTGCTCGGCGAGCTCCGGCGCATCGGAGACGGCGGTCCGGATGAGAGCCGCCACGAGCTCCAGTTGGTGGACACGCCAGATGTGGTGATTCCCGAGAGCGATGGCTCGCGGCGCGGCGTGGAGCCGCTGTGCGCCTGGTACTCGCAGCGCTGCCTCGGTGCGGTGGGGCGCACGCTCGATGCCGGCGACCTGCGGGTCATCGGGTTCCACGAGCAGGTGCGCGTGCAACGGCTTCCGGTGGTACGCGTGCGGGACTTCGGCGACCCGGCACGGCTGTTCTCGAACGTGAATACGCGCGACGAGCTCGCGGCACTGGAAGATGCCGCAGCAGCGCTTGGGCGCACGCATGGCTGA
- the mobB gene encoding molybdopterin-guanine dinucleotide biosynthesis protein B: protein MADAARRLPPMLGIVGRKHAGKTTLVVRLSAELTRRGHRVMTLKHGTHTFNIDPSTTDTYRHYHEGGAERVAMVSPDKFALIERWAEERSPEDIVAAHLADADVVLCEGFKRHPMPKVEIHRRAAHATALWPSEAAHPGAWRAFVTDDVPTGFAGAVFALQDAEWLARLADWVEREVMR, encoded by the coding sequence ATGGCTGACGCGGCGCGCCGGCTCCCTCCGATGCTCGGCATCGTCGGCCGCAAGCATGCCGGCAAGACGACGCTCGTGGTGCGCCTCAGCGCGGAGCTGACGCGTCGTGGACATCGCGTGATGACGCTCAAGCACGGCACGCACACGTTCAACATCGATCCGAGCACCACAGATACCTACCGGCACTACCACGAGGGCGGCGCCGAGCGCGTGGCGATGGTGTCGCCGGACAAGTTCGCGTTGATCGAGCGCTGGGCGGAGGAGCGCAGCCCCGAGGACATCGTCGCGGCGCACCTGGCGGACGCGGACGTGGTGCTCTGCGAGGGATTCAAGCGGCATCCGATGCCGAAGGTGGAGATTCACCGGCGCGCGGCGCATGCAACGGCGCTCTGGCCCAGCGAGGCGGCGCATCCCGGGGCATGGCGCGCGTTCGTGACGGACGATGTTCCGACGGGCTTCGCCGGCGCCGTGTTCGCGCTGCAGGACGCCGAGTGGCTCGCGCGGCTTGCCGATTGGGTGGAACGCGAGGTGATGCGATGA
- the dacB gene encoding D-alanyl-D-alanine carboxypeptidase/D-alanyl-D-alanine endopeptidase, whose protein sequence is MRRLATLALLLACTGSLRAQATPAPVVNPTRVGLAAFADSLLDAPMFRSAQWGVLIVDPTRGDTLYSRNAGKLFVPASNTKLVTAAVTLAQLGSDYRYTTRVLGRPPRAGTIAGDLVVVGSGDPTVSDSISGNAMLPLLALADSLHARGVRRITGALASGANAFPGDTLGLGWAWDDLDDGYAAPVDELLFNEGFARVTVVGGARPGAPVSVRTAPAATLPQLGRIDVVTERNCCMLRSRVTAAYDLRGPRPLLTLAGTVRAGDSVTVAVALRAPNTAFLEAFHEALRGRGIEVVGGVRADSLADTTGLVTLATRVSPPLPSVITAFQKPSQNQIGEILLRTLGREKTGVGTADSGLAVVRRQLAAWGIDSSLAVLRDGSGLSRHNFLAPEAIVRLLDLMRQRPDFDVYYQALPVAGVDGTIRERTRGTLAAANARAKTGTLDKARALSGYVTTADGQVLLFSMIANNHTVPTREVERVQDALLAWLAGMSFRLR, encoded by the coding sequence ATGAGGCGACTCGCAACGCTCGCGCTTCTCCTCGCGTGCACGGGATCGCTGCGGGCACAGGCGACTCCGGCGCCGGTCGTGAACCCCACGCGCGTCGGGCTCGCGGCCTTCGCGGACTCGCTGCTCGACGCGCCGATGTTCCGCAGCGCGCAGTGGGGCGTGTTGATCGTCGACCCCACCCGCGGCGACACGCTGTACTCACGCAACGCCGGCAAGCTGTTCGTCCCCGCGTCGAACACGAAGCTCGTGACCGCCGCGGTGACGCTCGCCCAACTGGGCTCCGACTACCGCTACACGACACGCGTGCTGGGGCGCCCGCCGCGTGCGGGCACCATTGCGGGCGATCTCGTGGTGGTCGGCAGCGGCGACCCCACGGTGTCGGATTCCATCAGCGGCAACGCGATGCTGCCGTTGCTGGCCCTTGCGGACTCGCTGCACGCGCGCGGCGTACGGCGCATCACGGGCGCGTTGGCGTCAGGAGCGAACGCGTTTCCCGGCGACACCCTCGGGCTCGGCTGGGCCTGGGACGACCTCGACGACGGCTATGCCGCGCCCGTGGATGAACTGCTGTTCAACGAGGGATTCGCCCGCGTGACCGTGGTCGGCGGCGCGCGACCGGGCGCCCCGGTCAGCGTGCGTACCGCACCGGCGGCGACGCTGCCGCAACTGGGCCGCATCGACGTCGTCACGGAACGCAATTGCTGCATGCTGCGCTCGCGCGTGACGGCAGCCTACGACCTGCGAGGCCCGCGTCCGCTCCTGACGCTCGCGGGCACAGTACGGGCGGGCGACTCCGTGACGGTGGCCGTGGCGCTGCGTGCGCCGAACACGGCATTCCTCGAAGCCTTCCACGAAGCGTTGCGCGGGCGCGGCATCGAGGTCGTGGGCGGCGTGCGTGCCGACAGCCTGGCTGACACGACGGGACTCGTGACGCTGGCAACGCGCGTGTCGCCACCGTTGCCGAGTGTCATCACGGCGTTCCAGAAACCCTCGCAGAACCAGATCGGCGAGATCCTGTTGCGGACCTTGGGACGCGAGAAGACCGGCGTCGGGACCGCCGACAGCGGCCTTGCCGTCGTGCGCCGGCAGCTCGCGGCATGGGGCATCGACTCGTCACTCGCCGTGCTCCGCGACGGATCGGGCCTCTCACGGCACAACTTCCTCGCGCCTGAGGCGATCGTGCGGCTGCTCGACCTGATGCGGCAGCGGCCGGACTTCGACGTCTACTATCAAGCGTTGCCCGTCGCGGGCGTGGATGGCACGATTCGCGAGCGGACGCGAGGCACCTTGGCGGCCGCGAACGCGCGCGCCAAGACCGGCACGCTCGACAAGGCACGCGCGCTCTCGGGCTACGTGACGACGGCGGACGGCCAAGTCCTGCTGTTCTCGATGATCGCCAACAACCACACCGTCCCGACGCGTGAGGTGGAGCGGGTGCAGGATGCCCTCCTTGCCTGGCTCGCCGGCATGTCGTTCCGACTCCGCTGA
- a CDS encoding molybdopterin molybdotransferase MoeA gives MLSVPDAAARIVAAVAPLPVAPARLEEAVGCVLAADVVSPITLPRWDNSAMDGYALHGADVVGATASDPRHLPVIGSVAAGAPVPAALPRGAAMQIMTGAFMPPGADTVIRVEDTDGGTAQVAIHKDRDIGKNIRRAGEDVREGQVAIPAGTGIGAAQIGVLASIGFATVPVHRRPRVAILGSGDELVELEGFAEVLAGRRIVSSNRYTLEALVRLNGGVPMALGHAPDSLDAVRALLQRAVDAQPDLIVTSAGVSVGEHDHTRTAIESMGTALDFWRVRMRPGAPIGFGRVAGVPWIGLPGNPVSAMVTFELFVRPTIRRMLGHTQVHRRPVPVVLDEAVSIGAKLTHFYRAVVAPGDDGRLHARLTGPQGSGILTSMSLANALLIVPEDASTVPAGETLHALLLGEDAALSERFAL, from the coding sequence ATGCTGTCCGTTCCGGATGCCGCCGCGCGCATCGTCGCCGCCGTTGCTCCCCTGCCCGTTGCGCCGGCGCGGCTTGAGGAGGCTGTCGGCTGTGTACTTGCCGCCGACGTCGTATCGCCCATCACGCTGCCGCGCTGGGACAACTCGGCGATGGACGGCTACGCCCTGCACGGCGCGGATGTCGTAGGCGCCACGGCGTCGGACCCGCGACACTTGCCCGTCATCGGCAGCGTGGCGGCAGGCGCGCCCGTGCCGGCGGCGTTGCCGCGCGGCGCGGCGATGCAGATCATGACCGGAGCGTTCATGCCGCCGGGCGCCGATACGGTGATCCGCGTCGAGGACACGGACGGCGGCACGGCGCAGGTCGCGATCCACAAGGACCGCGACATCGGCAAGAACATCCGCCGCGCGGGGGAGGATGTGCGCGAAGGGCAGGTCGCGATCCCCGCCGGCACGGGCATCGGCGCCGCGCAGATCGGCGTGCTCGCCAGCATCGGCTTCGCCACCGTGCCCGTGCACCGCCGTCCGCGCGTGGCCATCCTCGGCTCCGGCGACGAGCTCGTGGAGCTCGAGGGGTTCGCCGAGGTGCTCGCCGGGCGGCGGATCGTCAGCAGCAACCGTTACACGCTCGAGGCCTTGGTGCGGCTGAATGGCGGTGTGCCGATGGCACTGGGGCACGCGCCGGATTCGCTCGACGCGGTGCGCGCGTTACTGCAGCGCGCGGTGGACGCGCAGCCCGATTTGATCGTGACGAGCGCCGGCGTGTCGGTGGGCGAGCACGACCACACGCGCACGGCGATCGAGTCGATGGGCACGGCGCTGGACTTCTGGCGCGTGCGCATGCGTCCGGGCGCACCGATCGGCTTCGGGCGCGTCGCGGGCGTGCCGTGGATCGGGCTGCCCGGAAATCCGGTGAGCGCCATGGTTACGTTCGAGCTTTTCGTGCGGCCGACGATTCGGCGGATGCTCGGCCACACGCAGGTGCATCGGCGACCGGTGCCCGTGGTGCTCGACGAAGCGGTGAGCATCGGCGCGAAGCTCACGCACTTCTACCGCGCCGTGGTCGCGCCCGGCGACGACGGACGCCTCCACGCGCGCCTCACCGGGCCGCAGGGGTCGGGCATCCTCACGTCGATGTCGTTGGCGAATGCGTTGTTGATCGTGCCGGAGGACGCGAGCACGGTACCGGCTGGCGAGACGCTGCATGCCTTGCTGCTCGGTGAGGACGCAGCGCTGAGCGAGCGTTTCGCGCTGTGA
- a CDS encoding class I SAM-dependent methyltransferase, whose product MTLPADVPAELARRYVLTTQAVALPDFTVTLLKPRNADDLISEADYVRDERLPYWADLWPSSEVLATYLLSPELWLRGVPHAARESVEGARPAAIELGCGLGLPTVAALQRGFDVLATDYYEDALPFAIYNAEHNVGRRPETLMVDWTAMPHDLGTFALVLAADVLYEMRYAPILADAVVKVLAPDGVFLLADQGRIALSSFLEEATARGLEWHAALRQEPPPGVAKPSITIYELRWRSA is encoded by the coding sequence GTGACGCTTCCGGCGGACGTCCCGGCCGAGCTCGCGCGGCGCTACGTGCTGACCACTCAGGCGGTGGCGCTGCCGGACTTCACGGTGACGCTGCTCAAGCCGCGCAACGCCGATGACCTGATCTCCGAGGCCGACTACGTGCGCGACGAGCGGCTGCCTTATTGGGCGGATCTCTGGCCGTCGTCGGAGGTATTGGCGACCTATCTGCTCTCGCCGGAGCTCTGGCTCCGAGGCGTGCCCCACGCGGCCCGGGAGTCGGTGGAGGGCGCGCGACCGGCGGCCATCGAGCTCGGCTGCGGGCTCGGCCTTCCAACCGTCGCCGCGCTGCAGCGGGGCTTTGACGTCCTCGCGACCGACTACTACGAGGATGCGCTGCCGTTCGCCATCTACAACGCGGAGCACAACGTCGGGCGGCGGCCGGAGACCCTGATGGTGGACTGGACGGCGATGCCGCACGACCTCGGCACGTTCGCGTTGGTGCTGGCGGCGGACGTGCTGTACGAGATGCGCTATGCGCCCATTCTCGCCGACGCGGTGGTGAAGGTCCTCGCACCGGATGGCGTGTTCCTGCTGGCGGACCAGGGGCGCATCGCGCTATCGTCGTTCCTCGAGGAGGCCACGGCGCGCGGCCTCGAGTGGCACGCCGCGCTGCGTCAGGAGCCTCCGCCGGGCGTGGCCAAGCCGAGCATCACGATCTACGAACTGCGCTGGAGGTCCGCGTGA
- a CDS encoding DUF6265 family protein, which yields MSIRAIALLLLVASTPLAAQTAAPSHDVSRAGWVSGCWELRAGARVTQEQWMAPSGGVMLGMSRTTVRDTVREWEHLYLGPTGGRVAYVAKPSGQAETAFPAVQLSDSMLVFENPAHDFPQRIVYRRRGSDSLIARIEGPRGGQMRGIDFPYARVACGGGR from the coding sequence ATGTCCATCCGTGCGATTGCGCTGCTCCTCCTCGTGGCGTCGACGCCGCTCGCCGCGCAGACCGCTGCGCCTTCTCACGACGTGTCCCGCGCCGGATGGGTCAGCGGCTGCTGGGAGCTGCGCGCGGGTGCCCGCGTGACGCAGGAGCAGTGGATGGCGCCGTCCGGCGGAGTGATGCTCGGGATGAGCCGGACAACCGTGCGCGACACCGTGCGCGAGTGGGAGCACCTGTACCTGGGCCCCACCGGCGGGCGCGTCGCCTACGTCGCGAAACCATCTGGCCAGGCGGAAACCGCATTCCCCGCGGTGCAGCTCAGCGATTCGATGCTGGTCTTTGAAAACCCTGCGCATGACTTCCCGCAGCGGATCGTCTATCGCCGTCGTGGCAGCGACTCGCTGATTGCGCGCATCGAGGGGCCGCGCGGCGGGCAGATGCGAGGCATCGACTTCCCGTACGCACGCGTCGCCTGCGGCGGCGGGCGCTGA
- a CDS encoding methyltransferase family protein — protein sequence MSEPATPSLIELPPDHPDLPIKPPFIFVWAMLIGLVVDWIKPMPARPDRWGGLGMIFVGLALALIAWAWFALKRHRTDVRPWKPTTAIVSDGPYALTRNPIYLGFALFQVGIGLWSDKLAVLLMTVPAIAATNSWVIAREESYLFRKFGAEYERYLTQARRWL from the coding sequence ATGTCTGAGCCCGCGACGCCCTCGCTGATCGAGTTGCCGCCGGATCATCCGGATCTGCCGATCAAGCCGCCGTTCATTTTCGTGTGGGCGATGCTCATCGGCCTGGTCGTGGATTGGATCAAGCCGATGCCAGCCCGCCCCGACCGCTGGGGCGGGCTCGGGATGATCTTCGTGGGTCTCGCACTCGCGCTCATTGCCTGGGCCTGGTTCGCGCTGAAGCGCCATCGCACCGATGTGCGCCCGTGGAAGCCGACCACCGCCATCGTGAGCGATGGTCCGTATGCGCTCACGCGCAATCCGATCTACCTCGGCTTCGCGCTGTTCCAGGTGGGGATCGGGCTGTGGAGCGACAAGCTCGCCGTGCTGCTCATGACGGTGCCGGCGATTGCCGCGACCAACAGCTGGGTCATCGCGCGCGAGGAGAGCTACCTCTTCCGCAAGTTCGGCGCCGAGTACGAACGCTACCTGACGCAAGCGCGGCGCTGGCTGTAG